The proteins below are encoded in one region of Polynucleobacter sp. AP-Elch-400A-B2:
- the polA gene encoding DNA polymerase I, with amino-acid sequence MTKHRLLLVDGSSYLYRAFHAMPDLRNGAGDPTGAIYGMVNMMRRARSELKADHIACVFDAKGKTFRDEMYPEYKAHRSPMPEDLVKQIEPIHAMVKALGWPVLMVSGVEADDVIATLASQATQAGWETIISTGDKDLAQLVNASVTLINTMTNEKLDINGVIEKFGVSPERIVDYLSIIGDTVDNVPGVPKAGPKTANKWLAEFGDLDNLMANADQVKGVVGENLRNSLEWLPQARQLITVKTDCDLSPHLPGLDDLHAKSEDAPLLRELFERYAFKTWLRDVERQLGDTTPETNSNFDLAGSPIKNSSEENVKSEAKKFGPTATEATTALSQETTDLQGAIAKHYECVVDEVSLDRWIKKIEGATLTAVDTETTSLDALAAELVGISLCVTPGEACYIPVAHRNGETQLSRELVLARMKPWLESATNLKVGQNLKYDSHIFANYGITLQGIAFDTMLESYVLESHMPHNMDNLAERHLGMKTIKYEEVCGKGVHQIGFDQVDLKIATDYAAEDADITMRLHHVLWPQIQTSPGLLYIYEDIEMPAMRVLGIMERNGIRIDSALLSQQGQEVGKRLLALEGEIHKLAGQPFNIQSPKQIAEILFGQLELPVIKKTPSGAPSTDEEVLQKLAEDYPLPARILDYRSLAKLMSTYIEKLPRMADPKTGRVHTSFSQATAVTGRLASSDPNLQNIPVRTEEGRRIREAFIPAEGCKLLSADYSQIELRIMAHIAEDENLLAAFAAGKDVHQATAAEIFGVPLESVNSEQRRYAKVINFGLIYGMSAFGLAGNLGIERSAAQNYIAKYFDRYPGVAQYMERTRLEARENGYVETVFGRRLWLPEIKSSGPRRQGAERAAINAPMQGTAADLIKLAMIAVENWLEKEQLKTRMLLQVHDELVFDVPLDELELLQAKLPDLMCKVAELKVPLVVGIGIGDNWEEAH; translated from the coding sequence ATGACTAAACATAGACTCTTGTTGGTAGACGGCTCTAGCTACCTTTATCGCGCCTTTCATGCCATGCCAGACCTCAGAAATGGGGCAGGCGACCCAACGGGAGCCATCTACGGCATGGTAAATATGATGCGCCGAGCTCGCTCAGAACTCAAGGCTGACCACATTGCCTGTGTTTTCGACGCCAAAGGCAAGACTTTCCGGGATGAAATGTATCCCGAGTACAAAGCGCATCGCTCCCCCATGCCTGAAGATTTGGTTAAGCAGATTGAGCCAATCCATGCGATGGTAAAAGCTTTGGGCTGGCCAGTATTAATGGTTTCTGGAGTTGAGGCTGATGATGTGATTGCCACCTTAGCTAGTCAAGCAACCCAAGCTGGCTGGGAAACGATTATTTCTACTGGCGATAAAGATTTAGCTCAGTTAGTGAATGCTTCTGTCACCTTAATTAATACGATGACCAATGAGAAGTTGGATATCAATGGTGTGATTGAAAAATTTGGCGTATCTCCGGAGCGCATCGTAGATTACCTTTCCATCATTGGCGATACGGTTGATAACGTACCGGGTGTTCCTAAAGCCGGCCCTAAAACGGCAAACAAATGGTTAGCTGAGTTTGGCGATTTAGATAACTTGATGGCAAACGCCGACCAAGTGAAGGGTGTTGTTGGCGAGAACTTGCGAAATAGTTTGGAGTGGCTTCCTCAAGCACGTCAGCTCATTACCGTCAAAACCGATTGCGATTTATCGCCCCACCTTCCAGGCTTAGATGACCTGCATGCGAAATCAGAAGATGCGCCACTTTTGCGCGAGCTGTTTGAGCGCTATGCATTTAAGACTTGGTTGCGTGACGTGGAGAGACAGTTGGGTGATACTACTCCTGAAACCAACAGCAACTTTGATTTAGCTGGTAGTCCCATAAAAAATAGCTCAGAGGAAAATGTAAAAAGCGAGGCTAAGAAATTTGGCCCCACGGCTACAGAAGCGACCACTGCCTTATCGCAAGAAACAACGGATCTGCAAGGTGCGATTGCAAAACACTATGAGTGTGTAGTGGATGAAGTATCGCTAGATCGTTGGATTAAAAAAATTGAAGGCGCTACTCTTACGGCGGTGGATACCGAGACTACTAGCTTAGATGCATTGGCTGCAGAGCTTGTCGGCATATCACTTTGTGTTACCCCTGGGGAGGCTTGTTACATCCCAGTAGCGCATCGCAATGGAGAGACTCAGCTCAGTCGCGAACTGGTTTTAGCACGTATGAAGCCCTGGCTAGAAAGCGCTACTAATTTAAAGGTGGGGCAAAACCTGAAGTACGACAGCCACATCTTTGCAAACTACGGCATTACTTTACAGGGCATTGCTTTTGACACCATGTTGGAATCTTATGTGCTCGAATCGCATATGCCGCACAACATGGATAACTTGGCTGAGCGACATCTTGGCATGAAGACTATTAAGTATGAAGAGGTCTGCGGTAAAGGCGTTCATCAGATTGGCTTTGATCAAGTAGATCTAAAAATTGCTACCGACTATGCAGCAGAAGATGCTGACATTACCATGCGACTGCATCACGTGTTGTGGCCACAAATTCAGACAAGTCCAGGTCTTCTGTACATTTATGAAGATATCGAGATGCCAGCAATGCGGGTTCTGGGCATCATGGAGCGTAATGGCATTCGGATTGACTCTGCCTTGCTATCTCAGCAAGGTCAAGAAGTTGGTAAACGTCTGCTCGCTCTAGAGGGAGAGATTCACAAGCTAGCTGGGCAGCCATTTAACATTCAATCACCCAAGCAGATCGCAGAGATTTTATTTGGGCAGTTAGAGCTCCCCGTAATTAAGAAGACGCCATCGGGCGCGCCATCGACTGATGAGGAAGTGTTGCAGAAGTTGGCAGAAGACTATCCCTTGCCTGCGCGTATTTTGGACTACCGCAGTCTTGCTAAATTGATGTCAACCTATATCGAGAAACTCCCGCGCATGGCTGATCCTAAAACAGGACGAGTACATACGAGTTTTTCTCAGGCGACTGCGGTGACGGGGCGCTTGGCTTCAAGCGATCCGAACTTACAAAATATTCCTGTGCGCACGGAAGAAGGTCGTCGAATTCGGGAGGCGTTCATTCCGGCTGAGGGTTGTAAGTTGCTTTCGGCTGACTATTCACAAATTGAACTACGCATCATGGCGCACATTGCTGAGGATGAAAACCTATTAGCTGCATTCGCTGCAGGTAAGGATGTGCACCAAGCAACTGCCGCTGAGATTTTTGGCGTGCCGCTCGAGAGCGTTAATTCAGAACAGCGTCGCTATGCCAAGGTCATTAACTTTGGCTTAATTTATGGCATGAGCGCCTTTGGCCTAGCCGGTAATCTGGGTATTGAGCGCTCAGCAGCCCAAAACTATATTGCTAAGTACTTTGATCGCTATCCAGGGGTTGCTCAGTACATGGAGCGCACTCGCTTGGAGGCTAGGGAGAATGGTTATGTTGAGACAGTCTTTGGCAGGCGCCTATGGCTTCCAGAAATTAAGAGTAGCGGCCCTCGCCGCCAAGGTGCGGAGCGGGCCGCAATTAATGCGCCAATGCAGGGAACGGCAGCTGACTTGATTAAATTGGCTATGATTGCGGTCGAAAACTGGTTGGAAAAAGAGCAGCTCAAGACTCGCATGTTGCTCCAGGTCCACGATGAGCTGGTATTTGACGTACCACTGGATGAGCTGGAGCTTTTGCAAGCAAAACTGCCTGATTTGATGTGTAAGGTAGCTGAGCTGAAGGTTCCGCTGGTAGTGGGTATTGGGATTGGCGATAATTGGGAAGAAGCGCACTAA
- a CDS encoding homoserine kinase has product MAVFTPIELSDISTWISSDFDIGQAIDIRGIHGGIENSNFFLDTEKDGKKQEYVLTIFERLSAEQLPYYLELMRHLANKSIPVPKPLENKQGQILFTLKGKPAAIVSKLPGLSRLAPKAQHCALVGEYLAKMHLASSDFKHTQENLRSLAWWQKTVPQVLSHLSGAQKELLTSELATQEQFFSSEAYQSLPQGASHCDLFRDNVLFNPHGASDDSQDQLGGFFDFYFAGTDKWLFDLAVTANDWCLADNKQDLDPARFKALMDAYQAVRPLTTEEQASWPLMVRAAALRFWISRLWDFYLPRDAQMLTPHDPRHFENILLSRKAI; this is encoded by the coding sequence ATGGCCGTCTTTACTCCCATTGAACTAAGTGATATCTCTACTTGGATCTCAAGCGACTTTGATATCGGGCAGGCCATCGACATTCGTGGAATTCATGGTGGGATTGAGAATTCCAATTTCTTTCTCGACACAGAGAAAGATGGCAAGAAACAAGAATATGTTCTGACAATTTTTGAAAGACTATCGGCAGAGCAACTTCCCTACTACTTAGAGCTAATGCGTCACTTGGCGAATAAAAGTATTCCCGTACCAAAGCCGCTTGAAAATAAACAGGGGCAAATCTTATTTACGCTCAAAGGTAAGCCTGCAGCCATTGTGAGCAAGCTTCCAGGTCTTTCTAGGCTTGCACCCAAAGCTCAGCATTGCGCTTTGGTTGGCGAGTATTTAGCCAAAATGCATTTGGCCAGTAGTGACTTTAAGCACACTCAAGAGAATCTTCGCAGTCTTGCTTGGTGGCAAAAAACAGTGCCTCAAGTGTTGTCACATTTAAGTGGCGCACAAAAAGAATTACTGACTAGCGAGCTCGCAACTCAAGAGCAATTCTTTAGCTCAGAAGCCTATCAATCACTGCCACAGGGGGCAAGTCATTGCGATCTCTTTAGAGATAACGTACTGTTTAATCCTCACGGCGCAAGTGATGACTCTCAAGATCAGCTAGGCGGTTTCTTCGACTTTTATTTCGCCGGAACAGATAAGTGGTTATTTGATTTAGCGGTCACTGCAAATGACTGGTGTCTCGCTGACAACAAACAAGATTTAGACCCTGCTCGCTTCAAGGCGCTGATGGATGCCTATCAGGCTGTTCGTCCACTCACTACTGAAGAGCAAGCAAGTTGGCCACTAATGGTACGCGCCGCAGCTCTACGATTTTGGATCTCCCGCCTGTGGGATTTTTATTTGCCACGTGACGCGCAAATGCTCACCCCGCATGACCCTCGTCATTTTGAAAATATTCTCTTAAGTCGCAAGGCAATATGA
- a CDS encoding BPSS1780 family membrane protein, whose translation MKLNSVTPKEGYTWIRQGIWLFKQNPLGFLMLVFMYIFAAQLAVLVPVIGIFAVLLLTPTLSVGFMTACRLAIQKERIRPSVYVVALQSNPLVRKRILQLGLVYAALILALSFILSLLVDFELLIPLMTNEKPITSEAISQIYLILFFGGLLYVPVAMLMWFSPVLVAWADMSIAQALFSSAVACWTNRGAFFLYLAIWGAILIAIPLTIGSIFDALDLGQAASFIIAPISMAGLTVMHCSFFATWKACFAEKESAALIA comes from the coding sequence ATGAAACTCAATTCCGTCACTCCAAAAGAGGGTTACACCTGGATACGTCAAGGCATTTGGCTTTTTAAACAAAATCCTTTGGGTTTTTTAATGCTGGTATTCATGTACATATTTGCAGCGCAACTTGCAGTACTCGTACCCGTGATTGGTATTTTTGCCGTCTTATTACTCACACCTACCTTATCAGTGGGCTTTATGACCGCCTGTCGCCTAGCGATTCAAAAAGAACGTATTCGACCCTCGGTATACGTGGTTGCCCTGCAATCCAACCCCTTAGTTCGTAAACGTATTCTCCAATTAGGTTTGGTCTATGCCGCGCTAATCCTAGCCCTCAGCTTTATCTTAAGCTTGTTGGTAGATTTTGAGTTGCTCATTCCACTAATGACTAACGAAAAGCCCATTACTTCAGAGGCCATCAGTCAGATTTACCTGATACTCTTTTTTGGTGGCCTGCTTTATGTGCCAGTAGCAATGTTGATGTGGTTTTCTCCTGTACTCGTTGCTTGGGCTGATATGTCTATAGCGCAAGCACTCTTTTCCAGTGCTGTTGCTTGCTGGACCAATCGGGGTGCATTCTTTTTATATCTCGCGATTTGGGGTGCGATCTTAATCGCTATTCCTTTAACGATTGGCTCTATTTTTGATGCTCTCGACTTGGGTCAAGCTGCATCATTCATCATCGCACCTATTTCTATGGCGGGGCTGACTGTGATGCATTGCTCTTTCTTCGCCACTTGGAAAGCATGCTTTGCTGAAAAAGAATCGGCTGCTTTAATCGCTTAA
- a CDS encoding UvrD-helicase domain-containing protein, translated as MYSDLLANLNPEQREAVTLPPVNENGQAQSALILAGAGSGKTRVLTTRIAWLIQTGQVSPIGVLAVTFTNKAAKEMMLRLSAMLPINTRGMWIGTFHGLCNRLLRAHHKEAGLPSTFQILDTQDQLSAIKRLLKGLKVDDEKYPPKQLQYFIAHAKERGQRAKELSVGDDFQAKMAQLYEAYDEQCQREGVVDFAELLLRSYELLKHNEAIRTHYQERFRHILIDEFQDTNALQYAWLKLLSGHDASRVNVSGMGSSAVFAVGDDDQSIYAFRGADVENMRLYEKQYHPMMVKLEQNYRSHGHILDTANYLISNNTDRLGKNLRTDAGHGEPVRIYDAPSDHAEAAWLVDEIKALVSSGIKRTEIALLYRSNAQSRIIEHALFSAAIPYRVYGGLRFFERAEIKHALAYLRLLENPNDDTSFSRVVNFPTRGIGARSIEAVQDSARAQNSSLYLAASTLDGKAGASLGGFVRLVDHMREATRHNTLPETVEFVIQNSGLIQHYLSEREGQDRVENLQELINAATAFIAEEGYGQDATAATLPGENALGIVEVSPLAAFLSHASLEAGDNQAQAGQDAVQLMTVHSAKGLEFISVFITGLEEGLFPHENSINEQHGLEEERRLMYVAITRAKERLYLSHTQSRMLHGQVRYNMPSRFLEELPSDSLKWLTPKVKDARWGSASNGNSGRSGSTWQDGYTRQREFGSNDFFDSGNERERPARQIGRVGSASTAVTRMASPPRGNYPFTIGQNVFHTKFGEGRVTGLEGNDADARAQVNFKRHGVKWLQLSIAKLAAID; from the coding sequence ATGTACTCAGACCTACTCGCAAACCTTAATCCAGAACAACGCGAGGCAGTGACCCTCCCGCCAGTAAATGAAAATGGCCAGGCCCAGTCAGCCCTGATTTTGGCTGGCGCTGGTAGTGGAAAAACCCGCGTCCTGACGACCCGTATAGCTTGGTTGATCCAAACGGGTCAGGTTTCACCTATTGGTGTCCTGGCGGTGACCTTCACCAATAAGGCCGCTAAGGAGATGATGTTGCGTCTGAGCGCCATGTTGCCGATTAACACCCGAGGCATGTGGATTGGTACTTTCCATGGACTTTGTAACCGTTTATTGCGTGCGCATCACAAAGAAGCAGGTTTGCCGTCCACTTTTCAGATTTTGGATACCCAAGATCAGCTTTCTGCCATTAAGCGGCTTTTAAAGGGCTTAAAGGTCGATGATGAGAAATACCCCCCTAAGCAGTTGCAATATTTCATTGCCCACGCCAAAGAGCGTGGTCAGCGTGCCAAAGAATTATCTGTAGGGGATGATTTTCAGGCCAAGATGGCCCAGTTGTACGAGGCTTATGACGAGCAGTGCCAGCGTGAAGGCGTAGTCGACTTTGCTGAACTCTTGTTACGCAGTTATGAATTGCTCAAACATAACGAGGCTATTCGTACGCATTACCAAGAACGATTCCGTCATATTTTGATTGATGAGTTCCAAGATACTAATGCCTTGCAATACGCATGGCTCAAATTACTCTCTGGTCATGATGCTAGCCGCGTTAATGTCAGCGGCATGGGAAGTAGTGCAGTTTTTGCGGTAGGTGATGATGATCAGAGTATTTATGCTTTCCGCGGCGCAGATGTGGAGAACATGCGTCTTTATGAAAAGCAATACCACCCGATGATGGTCAAGCTTGAGCAGAACTACCGCTCGCATGGTCATATCTTAGATACAGCCAACTACCTCATTTCTAACAATACAGATCGTCTTGGTAAAAACTTGCGCACTGATGCAGGACATGGCGAGCCAGTCCGCATTTACGACGCGCCGAGCGATCATGCTGAAGCCGCTTGGCTTGTAGATGAAATAAAAGCTTTAGTCAGTAGCGGTATTAAGCGTACTGAAATTGCCCTGCTCTACAGAAGTAATGCTCAGTCACGCATTATTGAGCATGCCTTATTTTCTGCGGCGATTCCGTATCGGGTTTATGGTGGATTGCGCTTCTTCGAGCGTGCAGAGATTAAACATGCCTTAGCGTATTTACGTCTTCTAGAAAACCCGAACGATGACACTTCTTTCTCACGCGTAGTCAATTTCCCGACACGCGGTATTGGGGCGAGATCGATTGAAGCTGTGCAAGATTCAGCTCGTGCACAAAACAGTTCTTTGTATTTGGCGGCATCGACATTAGATGGCAAAGCTGGCGCCTCCTTGGGTGGCTTTGTGCGCCTTGTTGATCATATGCGTGAAGCTACCCGTCACAACACATTGCCTGAGACAGTGGAATTCGTGATTCAAAATAGTGGCCTGATTCAGCACTATCTCTCGGAGCGCGAAGGTCAGGACCGTGTAGAAAACTTACAAGAATTGATTAATGCCGCAACCGCATTTATTGCCGAAGAAGGCTATGGTCAGGATGCCACTGCTGCCACACTGCCGGGTGAGAATGCCCTTGGCATAGTCGAAGTCTCGCCATTAGCTGCATTCCTCTCACATGCTTCATTGGAGGCTGGAGATAACCAAGCTCAGGCAGGCCAAGATGCTGTGCAGTTGATGACGGTGCACTCTGCAAAAGGCTTGGAGTTCATCTCTGTATTTATTACTGGCTTAGAAGAGGGCTTGTTCCCACATGAGAACAGTATTAACGAGCAGCATGGTTTAGAAGAAGAGCGACGCCTAATGTATGTGGCGATTACTCGCGCAAAGGAACGCCTCTATCTCTCTCATACCCAGTCAAGGATGTTGCACGGTCAAGTTCGTTACAACATGCCATCCCGCTTCTTGGAAGAGTTGCCATCGGATTCACTGAAGTGGCTCACTCCAAAAGTAAAAGATGCCCGTTGGGGTAGTGCTAGCAATGGAAATAGCGGCCGCTCAGGGTCGACTTGGCAAGATGGCTACACCCGTCAGCGCGAGTTTGGATCGAATGATTTCTTTGACAGTGGTAATGAGCGTGAGCGACCTGCAAGGCAGATTGGTCGAGTAGGTTCTGCCTCAACCGCCGTGACCAGAATGGCCTCGCCACCACGGGGAAATTACCCATTTACGATTGGGCAAAATGTATTCCATACTAAGTTTGGTGAAGGGCGCGTTACAGGCCTAGAGGGTAACGATGCTGATGCGCGCGCTCAGGTGAATTTCAAGCGCCACGGTGTGAAATGGCTACAGCTCAGCATTGCTAAGTTGGCTGCGATAGATTAA